One window of Deltaproteobacteria bacterium genomic DNA carries:
- a CDS encoding ABC transporter permease produces the protein MKSKPWAPWVLLSPALGAVFFLLVIPVCFVIVYSFWLRSPTGDDIVAFQMGNYAKFFADFFYPSVLIRT, from the coding sequence ATGAAAAGCAAACCATGGGCCCCTTGGGTCCTGCTCTCCCCCGCCCTTGGAGCCGTCTTCTTCCTCCTCGTCATCCCCGTCTGCTTCGTTATCGTCTATTCCTTCTGGCTTCGAAGCCCCACCGGCGACGACATCGTCGCCTTCCAGATGGGCAACTACGCCAAGTTCTTCGCCGACTTCTTCTACCCTTCGGTCCTCATCCGGACCAT